A segment of the Canis lupus dingo isolate Sandy chromosome 15, ASM325472v2, whole genome shotgun sequence genome:
TCCGTGAAGAGTCACTGGTGTGGTCTCTGGGGGCGGGAAACAGTCACTCCTGGGAAACCCCTCATCGGTGCTACAAGGCAGGGTTGAATTCGAGGGCTGTTGAGAGTGGGTGCCAAGGATCTTCAGGGACCCCGGTGACAGACAGGTAGACTCCAACTGCTCCATGGTCACAAACCCCGAGTTCCAAGGAGACCTGCGCACGCCTTCCTGCGGCATGGATGTGTGGGGACACGTGGGCTCTTCGGCACAGGTCATGCAACCCCACAGGGGGTGGGCAGTCCTGGGGACACGTGCATGTCCACGCGCACTCCCTGCACAAGTCCCGGAAGCgcgcccccactcccacccaccctgtGGGTGCTGGGCAGCTGGTGAGAAGGGGGAGCTCGCCGGCGCCTGGTCAGATGAGGCTGGCGATGCTGGACGTGGTCTCGTGCCGCTGGCCAGCAGACAGCTGTCCCGAGATGCTGAGGACGCTGCCGTCGCTGCGGGctgagggggcggcggcggggagcggggggcagTGGCCGCTCACGCCCACCTGGTACAGCAGCAGGCCCAGCAGCAAGAGCGAGCCCGAGGCCGCCAGGCCGATGCCCACGGAGAGCATGGCAGCCAGCGGCcgcgcaggggcgggggcggcggccagCCCGGCCAGGGTCAGGCCGGTGACCAGCACCACCAGGCCGCTGAGCAGCACCACCAGCGCGTCGGCGCCCCCGCCACTGCGCAGCAGGGCCACGTGCTGGGGCTGGCGGACGCAGTTCATGTCCTGCACGGCCGAGCTCATCAGCTGCTTGACCAGGACCAGCAGGGCCAGCAGGCAGAGCACCGTGCCTGCCGCCAGGCGCCACTCACCCGAGCGGCTGCTGGTGGAGGACAGCAGGGCCACACcgcccgccccgcagcccgccACCAGGAGCACGGCCACGGCGAAGCAGAGTGCCGAGCGGCGCGGCTGCTGGGACCACCAGAGCTCCACTTGCTCGGCCAGCATGTCGGGGGGCAGCCCCCGGCCCGGCGGGGCTGGAGCCTCCCCTTCAGACATGGCAGGGGGCCGGGTGCAGGGcgcagggcagagccagggggcccggggcgcgggtcATGGCCTAGAGCCCCCACCAGCTGCTCGGCAGCCAGAGGCCTGGGGTCCCGGTCCTCTCCCAGCCCAGGGTGCACTCTCCAGCACCTGCAGGGGGATCACGCTGTTACTGCCCAGCCCACTCAACCTGGGGGGCCTCCCTGGGAGCCTCGGGGATGATCCCTGGGAATCCGCCCcagtgttccccccccccccccccccccccgcactccACTCCGTCCCTCCACCCgccacaccccctccccagcactGCCACTTGGGAATGCCTCTCCAGTGACCCCAGGAGGGTTCCCCCACATGACACATCCCCCACCCCGCCAGGGGAGCCCCTGACCTCTCTGGTTCTCTCAGGTGCCTGTCCCATCCCGGCGGCCCGAAGGAGCTGGTGCCACAGTGGATGATGGGACCAAGAGCAGAGATAAAGCCTCATTCAGGATCGGACTCACATGGCCTCAGCTGTCACCGCTGGCTCCTGGGGGAGGGCTGTgggcagcgggggtgggggggtgggggcaggggggacttACGACTTAACCCTTCTGGAACCAGCAGCCTGACCATGAGCCTTCTCTCTGGGGGCTGCGGCTACTTCTCTGGGGGTGGGGATCTAATCCctacctctctccttccccagcatCTCATAGGATTTCCCACCTGTGGCTGTCGGTGCCCcaatccctctctccctcacacccAGATCTCCCTCCTAAGCTCCAGACCCATAAGCCAATTGTTCCCAAGTCATCTCTGACGCAACAGGTCCCAACCCAAGCTTGTCACCTTAGCCTggacctccccctcctcctctcatgTTTCTTACTTCCTCGTGGAATGCACGTCCCAGGGAGGCCACCTGTAAACAGTCCCTGCTTCCATCCCCATGGCTCCTGCCTCATCACCCCCACCCACGCCCATCTTCCTGCCTCCCGTCTTTCTCCACTCTCCCTCTCACCAACGCCCCCATGCCACCCTCCTCCATGATTTCTCTAAAGTGGGGCGAAGGGAGGAGGGTTCTGTACGGGAACCCCAGCTGCTGTCCTTACCACCCATGGGACTGGGGCAAAGGACCTGATGGTGGTTACTCGTTTCACATTTAACCTTCCTCTACAGGCCAATCAGTGTGACTCAACTGGGCAAAAGAAAGCAGctgtggtccctgccctcaaggagctctgGCTTGCAGCAGGTGCATATATGTGATAAATGCCGGGTGTGGGTTAGGGGGAAGAGGGGCCTAGGGGAGGGTCAGAGAATCCCCAGATAAGTTCACCTCTTAGAACCTCAGTCTCCTTATTggaaaaatgaggacaataacaTTTATCTTGAAGGATGGGAGCGAGTCATCTGACATCTCCGCTTCAAAATTCCAATGGGCATTCTAGGACCTGCATAGATGCCCAAAGAATACCTCCttgaataaaagaatacaatGTTCTCCTAATTCAGGATAGGACTCCTGCTGTATACGTAGGTCCAGGAATGTGATGAACGTGGCCGTGCTGTACAAGGGtttaccacccccaccccgccccaggagGAGTCTGTTcttcaccgcccccccccgcccccccgcaggaACAGCCTAGCACACAGGctgggaggagcaggtgcagatgCCCCTaagggaggtgggggcggggtcTTGGGAGGGGACCTGGGGTCAGTCCCAGTGTTCCCCAGGTCCGTGACTTCACTGGTCTGAAAGTGCTCGCACAGGTGTGCTGGGGCAGTGGGGCCAGGCTTCGGGTGGGGCGGAGGTTCTTGGGCAGAGCCAGCGGGAGAgagtgggggcggtgggggtcaGGGGACCATGGGGCACTCACAAGAAGCCTGGAAGCGCTGGATCCGATCAGAGCAGACAGGGCCAGGCAGGTGGGGCGCTCCAGCTCCGTTTCCGGGGAGGTGCTTCACCTGCCTAACCTGGTCCAGGTAAGCCCTGGGGGTGTgcgtgtggggggagggggatcaACAGGTGTTTCCAAGGCTGGGCTTTGAGCTGATTGGCTGACGTGGCACAGCTCCATCTGCTGGGCTGGAGGCATTCCTGGGAAGGGAGGGGCTTCTGTCCGCCGCTGTTAGGGCTCGAACACAATTCCCAGATCCGGGCAGCAGGAGGAATGTTCTCTATCTGCTCCAGAGCCTGGACCCTAACTCATCCCACCGCTCCAAGCCCAGTTTAGCTTTAGCTCCAGCCTAAACCTAACCCGACCCCAGCTGCACTTTCAAACTCTAACTAGATTTCCCAGCTCCGACTGCAACCTCTACCCCATATCTcagccccaacccccagccccatTTCCAAATCCAATTCCTGCCCCGGCTTCAAATCCCAACCGCAAATCTGGCTTGAAACCTCAGCTCCAGATTCTGGAATTAGACCCTAGACCACGACCTTGATCCTTGTTCCTGAATTCAGCCCCCAAATCCCAGTCCCAAATCCCAACACCAGCTGATCCCCCAACCCTGGCCCAGTACCCTCATCCTTGGACTGGAGCTCCCACAGGCCCCTTGCTGGGTCTCCTTTAAAGCCCTGACACCATGGGCTGGCCTCCTGGATGTGGCACCtgctgggagaggtggggcttCAGCTCCCCCAGAAGAGGGCAAAGGCTTTTCAGGTGTGAAACAGGAGCTTCCTGGCTTAAAACTCTTGCAGAATAAACACTTCAGGATACATGCCACACTCCTTTGCAGGCTCACATAGCCCCTGCCATCTGCACCACGCGCCAGTCATTTGCCActggcccctgccctccagctggGTGGCATGTCATTCAGTTCTCCGTGCTCTGTCCACTGCTTTGTCCTTCCGGCTGGTTTTTGAACTCCGAGTTCCCATGCACGTTGGTATTTACCACCATCCTGCCTCGGCCTGGCCAACTGAGATTCTTCAACTGTGAGATCAtcttctccaggaagccctctctgacTTCCAGGCTGGCCCAGGGGCCTCTGGTGCCCCCACGGCCCCGTGCCTCCCCCACAGCTGCTCTTAAGTGTGCGCCGTAATTGCCACTATTTACTCACTCGTCATCCCCCACTACACGGTGGTCTCAGTGTCCGGTTTGCTAACCACCGTGACTTTCGTAGCTTGCACTTTGCCTAGCACGGAGGAagtaatgataaatatttgttgaatgaatgaatatgtgaagTGATAGGGGCAGGCAGCCCGTGAAATAAGGCTGGAAGGACAAGTTTGGCAGGTTGCACGGGACGTGCATGCAGTGGCAAGGCTTCTGGGCTCCTCTGAGGTGCCCCTGGAAGATTCTGAAGCCTAACAGGGACGTGGCCAGGGCTCTGCTTCTGACAGATGAACCTGGCAGCGCCTACCGCACACACTTTGGATGGATGCAGGGGGGCCCCCACTTGGAGGTGGTTGCAGGCTGTCACCCATTTCCTGGATTGGGTCCCTTGTAatgccccctgccctctccttctGATGTGTATCAAATAGACAAGAAAGACAAAGTCAAAGTTTTCTTCCCAGTACCAGCTCACGAAATACTCATGCTTGACCCTTCTGTGCCTCTCTTCGCTTTGCTCTGTGGAGATGATGCAGGAGCCAGCCACAGCCTTGGAGCCGTGCTGTCAGAGAAGTATAACTTGAGCAGCAGATGTGATTTATAAATCttagtagggacgcctgggtggcccagcggttgagcatctgcctcgggcccagggtgtgatcctggggtcccgggatcgagtcccacgtcgggctccctgcacagagcctatttctccctctgccggtgtctctgcctctcttctgtgtctcatgaataaataaataaaatcttaaaaaagaaagtcagaccttattcttataaaaaaaataaaacaaaaaataaaaatcttctagtAGCCCTGttacaaaggttaaaaaaagaaaaaaaggtgaaaataatctatgaaaatttttatttaaccccctaatatttttcattttagggaaTGATTATGATTTATGATTATGATTTTCATTTAGTGAAGGATGACACACGATTACTAAGCTACGTCACTCTTATTTTGTGCTTCTCTGTTCAGACTAGCTATGTGGCAAACGTGCAATTGCCACATGCGGCTCACGGCTCCCTGACGGGGATAGTGCAGATCCAGATGGCTCTTCCCCTCAAGGAAAAGTCATGTCAAGCTGCCTGCTGTGAGGCCGGCTGGCTCTCAGGGAGGACCATGTGCGTATGCCACTTGGGCAAAACTTTATAAAGGCATCCCCTGCCCTGGGGCGCAGAGCGGGGAGGGTCAGGGCTCCAGGTTATGAACTCCTCCTGCTGACTTGCTGATTTCTAGCAATTATTTACCCTCCTGGTCCCATGGAGGGGTCAGCCCTGCCAGACCTGTGGTCCAGATGTCCTGGATGGAGCTAGGGCAGGGGAACTCATGaaattttccctccctttcccctgaGGGGTTTAAACAGAACTTTTTGGATAGTGGTAACCAAGCCTAAAAGATTCCTCAGCTTAAACATTGATGGAGTGAGTCTTTGTTCTCGGTCTGGGTCTTGTCAAGTAAGGCTGCAGTCCAAGTGGataggcaggctccttgcagggcttTTGAACTCTGTCCCCCAAACTGGGGGCAGCTCAGATGGGCAGTAGTGAAAGCCGGGAGTAGGAGGTGGCAGTGGGCACAGAGTGCAGGATGTGGATCAGATGGCTGTTGGACGGTGGGAGTTCTGAGATGCCCACTCTCCAAAGAGAGGCCCTGTGGCCCCGTCTCCCTGCTGCCACAATCCCACCGCAGGCTACTATCGCCCTGGTCGCTGGGCTGACCCCCTTCTAATGCAGAGCACGTGATGTCACTCCTGCTGCCTCCGGTGTCCCATCTTCCGCAGAGAAACAGCAAAGTCCTCCTGGATGGCTAGggccctctctgatttcatccaGTTGTCCCTCCCCGACTTGCTCTTGCTGTGACACAGCCTTTGCATaggctgttctctctgcctggcatGCTTTTCTCTCCACATGACTCCCTCCTGCACCTTAGGTCAGGGATGTATGTGCTCGAACATCACCTCAGCGAGAAGCCTTCCCAGCCACCCTGTCTACAATCACAACCTTCTCCTACCTCCGAGCCCCTGgccctattttatttcttttattctcttaagtTTCTTGGTAGTAATTACCACCTCGCAGCATGCTATGTATTTCTCTTACCTGTCTGGAATATTGTCTTTCTACTCCCCtaaaatgtaagcttcatgacCGAAGATCCGTGTCCCCCTCCAGCTCCTAAAATAGGCTTGGCATATAAGAGGTGCTTGGTGACTGCTTGTGGCGTAAATGGTGGAAAGCCCACTGGTTTTGGAGCTAGACTGACCTTGAAGTGTCAAGCCCCCGCTCCAGCTGTGCAACCTTAGAAAACCTGCTTAAACTCTATGTGTTTCAGcctctccatttgtaaaatggggaattAGTATTAATAGTTGTGTGTAtgagattaaataatataattataatcttGATTAACTCCAGCAAACAGTTACCATTTCCCTTCTTTGTCTTCCCACCAGGTGTGCTAGAGACATAGTGGTGAGCAAAAGAGGTGCTGTCTCTGCTATCCTGAAGGGCAGCCTGGAGCATAAGAGGCATAGACTACTGTCTGCA
Coding sequences within it:
- the TMEM125 gene encoding transmembrane protein 125 is translated as MSEGEAPAPPGRGLPPDMLAEQVELWWSQQPRRSALCFAVAVLLVAGCGAGGVALLSSTSSRSGEWRLAAGTVLCLLALLVLVKQLMSSAVQDMNCVRQPQHVALLRSGGGADALVVLLSGLVVLVTGLTLAGLAAAPAPARPLAAMLSVGIGLAASGSLLLLGLLLYQVGVSGHCPPLPAAAPSARSDGSVLSISGQLSAGQRHETTSSIASLI